A genomic segment from Centroberyx gerrardi isolate f3 chromosome 22, fCenGer3.hap1.cur.20231027, whole genome shotgun sequence encodes:
- the steap2 gene encoding metalloreductase STEAP2 isoform X2: MDSISMMGGSSSPVFITASFLPNGLKNGVRVGDVGVLGGNSGVPAQPTVAILGSGDFSKCLTIRLLRCGFHVVVGSRQPKLAAQSFPHVVDVTHHEDAVGKASVVFLAIRREHYPVLWDLKHLLEGKILVDVSNNRRVNQYPESNAEYLASLLPDSIVVKGFNVISAWAMQQTCPKDASTQVFICSNSVEARQQIIELARQLNFQPVDMGALSSSRDIENMPIRLFPAWRGPVLAAVALSIFFFAYSFVRDIIHPYVKHRQSDFYKIPMEMVNRTLPTVAITLLALVYLAGQLAAAHQLYYGTKYRRFPPWLEGWLQSRKQLGLLSFFLAAVHVLYSLCLPMRRSERYLLLNMAYQQVHANVENAWNEEEVWRVEMYVSFGIMSLGLLSLLAVTSIPSVHSALNWREFSFIQSTLGYIALLIATFHGLLFGWKRAFEEEAYRFYLPPSFVVALALPVCVILGKVLLLLPCVDRKLHRIRRGFDNGVYRCQRLEPVGSAAHVSPERVTIM, from the exons atggacTCCATCTCCATGAtgggcggcagcagcagccccgTCTTCATCacg GCCTCCTTCCTCCCCAACGGCCTGAAGAACGGCGTCCGAGTCGGAGACGTGGGGGTCTTAGGGGGGAACTCCGGCGTCCCCGCTCAGCCCACGGTGGCTATCCTGGGCTCAGGCGACTTCTCCAAGTGCCTGACCATCCGGCTGCTGCGCTGTGGCTTCCATGTGGTGGTGGGCAGCCGGCAGCCCAAACTGGCGGCCCAGTCCTTCCCCCACGTGGTGGACGTGACGCACCATGAGGACGCCGTGGGGAAGGCCAGCGTTGTGTTCTTGGCCATCCGCCGTGAGCACTATCCTGTACTGTGGGACCTCAAGCATCTGCTGGAAG GGAAGATCCTGGTGGATGTAAGTAACAACAGGAGGGTGAACCAGTACCCAGAGTCCAACGCTGAGTACCTGGCTTCACTGCTGCCAGACTCCATTGTGGTGAAAGGTTTCAACGTCATCTCAGCCTGGGCCATGCAGCAGACCTGCCCTAAAGACGCTAGCACACAG GTGTTCATCTGCAGTAACTCGGTGGAGGCTCGTCAGCAGATTATCGAACTGGCCCGCCAACTCAACTTCCAGCCGGTGGATATGGGTGCTCTGTCCTCCTCGCGGGACATCGAGAACATGCCCATACGTTTGTTTCCTGCCTGGAGGGGTCCCGTCCTGGCCGCCGTGgccctctccatcttctttttTGCTTACTCCTTTGTCAGGGATATCATCCACCCGTATGTGAAACACAGGCAGAGCGACTTCTACAAGATTCCCATGGAGATGGTGAATCGGACGCTGCCCACCGTGGCTATCACGCTCCTGGCCTTAGTGTACCTGGCGGGCCAGCTAGCGGCCGCCCACCAGCTTTACTATGGGACCAAGTACAGACGTTTCCCCCCCTGGCTGGAGGGGTGGCTGCAGAGCCGGAAGCAACTCGGCCTCCTCAGCTTCTTCCTGGCCGCTGTCCACGTCCTCTACAGCCTCTGTCTGCCCATGAGGAGGTCCGAGAGGTACCTGCTCCTCAACATGGCCTACCAACAG GTCCATGCTAACGTGGAGAACGCATGgaatgaggaggaggtgtggagggTGGAGATGTACGTTTCCTTTGGGATCATGAGTCTGGGCCTCCTCTCGCTTCTGGCTGTCACCTCCATCCCGTCTGTCCACAGCGCCCTCAACTGGAGGGAGTTCAGCTTCATACAG TCCACGCTCGGCTACATCGCCCTGCTCATCGCCACCTTCCATGGCCTGCTGTTCGGCTGGAAGCGAGCCTTTGAGGAGGAGGCCTACCGCTTCTACCTGCCGCCCAGCTTCGTGGTGGCCTTGGCCCTGCCGGTATGCGTCATACTGGGtaaggtgctgctgctgctcccctGCGTGGACCGCAAGCTCCACCGGATCCGCCGGGGCTTCGACAACGGCGTCTACCGGTGCCAGCGCCTGGAGCCGGTGGGCTCGGCCGCCCACGTCTCGCCAGAGAGAGTCACCATCATGTGA
- the steap2 gene encoding metalloreductase STEAP2 isoform X1, whose translation MDSISMMGGSSSPVFITASSSSSHHLHHSQASFLPNGLKNGVRVGDVGVLGGNSGVPAQPTVAILGSGDFSKCLTIRLLRCGFHVVVGSRQPKLAAQSFPHVVDVTHHEDAVGKASVVFLAIRREHYPVLWDLKHLLEGKILVDVSNNRRVNQYPESNAEYLASLLPDSIVVKGFNVISAWAMQQTCPKDASTQVFICSNSVEARQQIIELARQLNFQPVDMGALSSSRDIENMPIRLFPAWRGPVLAAVALSIFFFAYSFVRDIIHPYVKHRQSDFYKIPMEMVNRTLPTVAITLLALVYLAGQLAAAHQLYYGTKYRRFPPWLEGWLQSRKQLGLLSFFLAAVHVLYSLCLPMRRSERYLLLNMAYQQVHANVENAWNEEEVWRVEMYVSFGIMSLGLLSLLAVTSIPSVHSALNWREFSFIQSTLGYIALLIATFHGLLFGWKRAFEEEAYRFYLPPSFVVALALPVCVILGKVLLLLPCVDRKLHRIRRGFDNGVYRCQRLEPVGSAAHVSPERVTIM comes from the exons atggacTCCATCTCCATGAtgggcggcagcagcagccccgTCTTCATCacggcctcctcctcttcctcccaccacctccaccacagcCAGGCCTCCTTCCTCCCCAACGGCCTGAAGAACGGCGTCCGAGTCGGAGACGTGGGGGTCTTAGGGGGGAACTCCGGCGTCCCCGCTCAGCCCACGGTGGCTATCCTGGGCTCAGGCGACTTCTCCAAGTGCCTGACCATCCGGCTGCTGCGCTGTGGCTTCCATGTGGTGGTGGGCAGCCGGCAGCCCAAACTGGCGGCCCAGTCCTTCCCCCACGTGGTGGACGTGACGCACCATGAGGACGCCGTGGGGAAGGCCAGCGTTGTGTTCTTGGCCATCCGCCGTGAGCACTATCCTGTACTGTGGGACCTCAAGCATCTGCTGGAAG GGAAGATCCTGGTGGATGTAAGTAACAACAGGAGGGTGAACCAGTACCCAGAGTCCAACGCTGAGTACCTGGCTTCACTGCTGCCAGACTCCATTGTGGTGAAAGGTTTCAACGTCATCTCAGCCTGGGCCATGCAGCAGACCTGCCCTAAAGACGCTAGCACACAG GTGTTCATCTGCAGTAACTCGGTGGAGGCTCGTCAGCAGATTATCGAACTGGCCCGCCAACTCAACTTCCAGCCGGTGGATATGGGTGCTCTGTCCTCCTCGCGGGACATCGAGAACATGCCCATACGTTTGTTTCCTGCCTGGAGGGGTCCCGTCCTGGCCGCCGTGgccctctccatcttctttttTGCTTACTCCTTTGTCAGGGATATCATCCACCCGTATGTGAAACACAGGCAGAGCGACTTCTACAAGATTCCCATGGAGATGGTGAATCGGACGCTGCCCACCGTGGCTATCACGCTCCTGGCCTTAGTGTACCTGGCGGGCCAGCTAGCGGCCGCCCACCAGCTTTACTATGGGACCAAGTACAGACGTTTCCCCCCCTGGCTGGAGGGGTGGCTGCAGAGCCGGAAGCAACTCGGCCTCCTCAGCTTCTTCCTGGCCGCTGTCCACGTCCTCTACAGCCTCTGTCTGCCCATGAGGAGGTCCGAGAGGTACCTGCTCCTCAACATGGCCTACCAACAG GTCCATGCTAACGTGGAGAACGCATGgaatgaggaggaggtgtggagggTGGAGATGTACGTTTCCTTTGGGATCATGAGTCTGGGCCTCCTCTCGCTTCTGGCTGTCACCTCCATCCCGTCTGTCCACAGCGCCCTCAACTGGAGGGAGTTCAGCTTCATACAG TCCACGCTCGGCTACATCGCCCTGCTCATCGCCACCTTCCATGGCCTGCTGTTCGGCTGGAAGCGAGCCTTTGAGGAGGAGGCCTACCGCTTCTACCTGCCGCCCAGCTTCGTGGTGGCCTTGGCCCTGCCGGTATGCGTCATACTGGGtaaggtgctgctgctgctcccctGCGTGGACCGCAAGCTCCACCGGATCCGCCGGGGCTTCGACAACGGCGTCTACCGGTGCCAGCGCCTGGAGCCGGTGGGCTCGGCCGCCCACGTCTCGCCAGAGAGAGTCACCATCATGTGA